The genomic region AAAACGCAGGCATGTACCCGCTCAGCGTTATCACAGAATTAAAGGCCAAGCACGTCCAGGGCGGAACCAACTTTGGCATAAACATAAAGAAGAACAGCATCTCCGATATGTTCGAGGATAACATCATCCAGCCGCTTCTGGTCACTCTCTCAGCCATCAAACTAGCAACTGAAAGCGTTCTcatgattttaaaaattgacGATATTGTTCTCTGCCgctaattattaatttcatactCTCGACAATCTATGTGTTGTGTGCAAGTTTTAGAGTTTACAATAACATATAAATAGTGTGGGTAGGAGATTATTTAGGTGGAATGATACAGTATATCAAACAGGGTTGTTCCACATGAAGAATGACACGTTTCCGTCATACCCGGTGGTGAGAAAGTGTTGAGCCCCAATGGGAGCAATTTTACTGATTCCAGATTTTTTGTGGCCGTCAATGTGGCACATTAGAAGGTACTGAAGATTAAACGAGGGGAGCTGGACAACAGTCAGTTCTCCAGACCGGCTTCCCACCAGAAGGAGATCGCCCTCAGAAGTTTGCATTCCATCCATAGCAGTTATGCTGCCACTATCGTTCGATGACATGTACACCTCATCACCGAGAGGAGTAAACACCTTCAAGTACCCATTGGAAAATCCAACAATTACATGTCCTCCATATCTAAACCAAAGTATTAGAGGTGTACAACATAGATTTGTAGTAAATTAAAGGAAACAAGTGAGTAAAAATGAATGAAACTAAATATGAATTGAGAAAATACCTCTTGAAACACTTAACGACAACGTTAGATGGAAGCTGGATAGATTTAACAACAGTTAGGGAAGCAAGGTCGATAATATTGATAACGGAGCCGCCAGCCCAGAGAAGCCGTGGTTGGCTGGCCGTTGGTGTTGAGACGTCGCAAATGACCTCCAAAAGTGAATTGATTTTAGAATTTGTGTGGAGCGAGTTGATGCAGGTGAATGCACCGGAATCGAACCTCCAAAGATTAATTTTGCCACTTTCGCATGAGGATAGAACAATCCCTTCGATTACGATAATTGAACTTACAGAGGAGTCGTGGCCTTCAAGCATTGTAAAGGTGCCACTGGGGAGGTGGTGGACACAAATATGCCCTGTTCTTAAGCCGGCAAACAGACAGTCGTCCATAAACAATAAACTATGAATTGCTTGATCCGTGACAGGGCCTTTAACTCTGGTTCTAACTGTGTTATTTTGGTTCCCTTGTCCTGGTGGCATCTGAATAGTTATATTAGGGTATGTTGTCGTTTGGATCTCGTTTGCGTTGTTGCTATGGAACTTAAAGCGTTTGATTGTCGGTCCGTGACCACATGCAAAGAACTCGATAGCGTTGTCTGCTGTCATTCTCAGCGTTGAGCAGTACACTCCGCCCTTGAACACATCTTgcatatataatatacgCTTTACAGTGTGCAAAAACGAACACTTGTTACCAAATCTACATTGATCTGCAAAAAACAACGTTAActctttatttttaagttTTCTAATTTAAGTAAGCCagttttattttatttaattgacTAAAGGGTTAAGCGGTGGTGTAAAATCATTACCTAGTAAAGCGAAATGTTTACAAATCACTGGAGTACTATCCTTATTTTGATCTCCGTATCTAGatctaataaaaattaaagataaatGTTAGGGAgtatgaaataatttattttactttgAAGAATTTGCGAAATTCCTCGATTGTCCTTGATTCTTGTATCCGTAAGAGTCGTTTCTGTTCCCTGAATTACTAGGGCCTAACCAGTAGtctaaatttaattgattagTTTAAGTATTCTAGTGTATATATACCGTTATTCCGTCTAGAATTATATCCGAAGGAATCATTACCAGGATTATAATAACCCCGGTCTCTGGTCATCTTAACAATAACATATTCGTTTCTGTTAGAGACGAAGgtttaaaacaaataaaatatacaaaaaatataaaattatctcAATTAATCACCCTACAATATTATCACAATTTGCTATATATACTCGGTTCGTTTTTACACTAcattatacacatttcttttattttcccatatataaaataatatattaatattaagaatgtgtcgaaaatattaaagaagATCCTGGTCCGTAATGTTACAGCACCAGCTGACAAGTTGTTTAAAGGGTGTTTCCATATTACACTAAAGactcaaattatttatataaacttaCTCTTTTAGAATTCTTGCTCCTAAGTCTAGTTTGTCTCCACTCCTCGTTCTTATCCATGTATTCTCCGTTATTTCTGCCAGTGTTTCTGCTCGTCATATACCTTGGAGTGTAGTCCCTGTTTACGCCATTGGACTGCATGTTCATCTGGTTAAATTCATCAAGTGATACTGCCCCAACTGCAAATTCAAGTATTGCTGATCCCTTATTCTTCCCGTCATCGCCTATTATGGTTACCTTCAAGGGGTGCCCAGTAACAAGCGTATCGAGTTTCAGCTGTAATCGTCCTAGCACGAATCTGTTGTTCCTTACATGTTCTAGAATTTTTAGAAACACAAACTCCTCGCCCTTCCAAGgaattttaatagtttCGCCTTTTAAATCGCAGTCTACAATCCCTTGAGTCTCGGTGGGCAACGCCCACTGTTGTTCTGATTTATGTATGTTGTAGTTCTCAGTATCGACGTCAAAGTACGCCACGACGCTGAAGGTCAGCTTTGAAACTGAATTTGGGTTAACAGGTACATTCTCAAGCCTTTGGAGCTTGAAGACTGCTGCCCTCATGTAATCTGGTGAGTTGGggttaaatattttgaaGGCTGCATCTCTTAAGTCAGAAACTAACGAGTCTGTGTTTGAAAAAAACTTCGTTGCAACGTTCTCAAACCTACTAAACGCCTTTGAAAATCCTCCTGGACTGGTATCAGGCCCATTGAAGTTATTTGGGGTATACCCTTGATTGTTAAAATTAGGGTTAAACCCATTGAAATTGGGATTAAAACCTCCAAAGTTAGGGTTATAATCGCCATAATTTGGATAGTTGTTGTAATTGTTAATTCTGTTATAGTAATCTTTGACCGCTGCTTCGTATCTTGCTCTTGGGGTGTCCATGTACAAGTGATTCCCATATCTATGGAAGTTCCCTCCACCAACTGTCCTTGTATTCCCTGAATTTTGGGCACTTCCAAATGTTGGAACTGATTGATTGAAGTTCCCATAAAACCCATTGGGAGGCTGATATACGGGTCCAGGTGGTTGTTGGTTAAACTGAGGAgaattttgataaaaagGCTTAAACTGAGTTCCACCAAACTGTGCATTATTAAATACTCCAGGGTCAAACTGGGTTACATTAGGCTGAAAATTGCTAAAGTGTGTCCCATTGGGTTGATTAAACTGAGGTTGAACTggtttattaaaattttgggGTGAAAAGTTCGTGAATTTGTATACCTGATTGGTTGGTGTTTGTAATCTATTTGGACCACCCATGGGTTGATTCCAAAATGAATTAACACCTTTTTGTCCATTCATCTGGTTTTGTTGATTCTGAAAATTAAGCTGATTGTTCTGATTTAAAGGATTAGTATTGAGGAAATGCGATAAATTACCTTCAAATGTTGGTGAAAATGAGGTGAGCGGAGGGCTAAAGTTAGGGGGGAATTGACCAGAAGGTGACTGAACGGAGGAACTGGCTGAAAAGTTAGCATTCGGTGATTGCCCGCTAACTTGTACCAGAGTACCTGTGGCATTGTCATATCTGTACCTTATTGGAGGAAGATAAACTGTTGAAATTTCTCTAGTATCCTGTGAATTTTGCGGTAAAACGCCTACTGGTTGTGAAAACCCGTGTCCTCCATTTTTTGATAGGTTAGGGCTTGAGACAACCTTAACAGGAGATGTACTTGGAACAACATAACTCGTAACTGGTGATTGGTGTCTGGCAGATAAAGGCGAATGTGACAATCCAGATAGAGGTGTATTAACTCCCTGCACATCTGGCGAATTAAATGCGTATACTGCCATTACTTTGGTTTAAAAGAAACTAAATTATCCAAAATTGTCTAAAACGGTAAATGGTAAGGTTAAAAGATCCaaaaatcataaaattctggttgaaataattaacaataaaacattgtaaaattttaatcctcaaattttacaaaaaacTGGAGAAAActtaaatgtgtatagtAAAAACTGTAATTGTTACAAATATTCACAGTTTCACCATATTGAtcagataattttaaagaagGCTAACCCTACTAATATTTAAGAGtagaattaattttctttttacTTTTTAAACTGCATTTGCCTAGATTCACGAATTGTGTGCACCTTCTGGCACATGCTTACATTCATAGTCGATAACATCAAAACTGTCTAAAACCTTtcttattttaaaatttttagtatttttaCACAATATATTTCACTTCTTCTCCAATTCTAGTCAAATTTTGGTCTAATAAGAATTTCTTTGTAAATTGATGCAGTAAGTGGTGGAATTCCTGGAATAATAGCATATATAAAGTTTGCGAGGTTATTGAAGtgtttattaaattaggtttaaaagtttaaaatgaaaattttatgaaattttaaGAATGACTGCGATGACTTCGTTTGTGCCGATCTCTTCGATGTTTATCTTTGGAAGAACTTCTACTGTATCTTCTTCTATACCTTTCCCTACTACCATCTCTATATCTCTTCTTATATCGATCTCTATCTCTACTTCTACTTCTATGTCTATCTCTACTACGGCTTCTATGCCTATTTCTATATCTATCCCTACTCCTATCTCTGTCTCCACGTCTGTCCCTTTCTTTATGCTCCTTCTTTACACTTTCTCTATCTTCTTTAGTTTCTTTGGGGTTATCAAATGATTCTGAATTTTCATTCTTAATCATTTGTTCGAATTCAAGGGCCCATTTTTCATCTTCGTCCATTTGCTGAGATGGGTCCTGTTTCGCTTTTTTACTGGATGTTTCCTTTAGAAGCCGCTCTGTTTCAGTTACATAATAATTGTCCAGTCCCTGACCCTCTGCTCCCGTAGGCTTATACTCCTTACGAATCTTATTACCCTCCTCGTCAACctaaaaaattgtaaaatatgtCCATCAGGGAATTATAATAGAACCTCATCCTCGTAAACAACTGGTGCCGAGTAGTCCATGACGTGATCAACTCTGATCCTTCTTCCTAGTAGAGTTGAGCCATTAAAGTTATCCACAGCCAGTATAGTACTCCTCTGATCCTTATAACCTAGAAAACAGTACCCGAGTGATTTTCCTATGgttaattaaattacacattttttatgaatttgatattaataatcaataatattataagTTGGATTACCTGTATCTTTATCCCTTTTTAGGTTTATATCTATTGGTTCACCAAACTGGGAAAAAACTATAATAATGTCACCTTCCGTCATTCTGTGGTCCAAACCGCCTAATTATGATTTAATGACACCAAGTGGGCAAATACCTATGAAAATGTAGCAAGAATCCTTATATTGGTTGTGCCAAGAGCCTTCTCCAATGATTCCTTTTTTGAGCTCAAGCTCCGATAAACGGTGAATGGCATTGGTGTTCGCAGCAGGCCCAGTAACGGACATTTCAGGAGGGCGGCTggtttatattaatttaaacttgcgataaaattgttttaatgcacttattaaaatatatctACTAAAACCATGGATAATAGTGTAAATAATAAGGTTGAGTGCAATAAAGATGAATAATAgtgttaaaaaattatttcagCCATTTAACTTTTTTTCGATATATTCTACATATTTAAGTGCCTTCTTCTGTACGGATTCCTTGGATTTTTCAGTTCCATATGCGCATTCAAATTCCAGCCATCTAAAAACCATGATTACTGTATCCTTAACTATTTAGAATGTGTAGAATATGTTCTAATTGTAATACTTGGAGAAAATGATTTTCATCTTTTTTGGCTTGAGATCAAGTGTAATTGCTCTATCAAATAGGTTTCGAACGTTCTTTAATCCTTCAGATTTCTGCGTCTTTGATTCGTCCATATTTAACTTG from Theileria annulata chromosome 1, complete sequence, *** SEQUENCING IN PROGRESS *** harbors:
- a CDS encoding zinc finger protein, putative (Contains putative WD40 repeat domains; Shows weak Pfam hit (2.3e-03) to CCCH type zinc finger domain) gives rise to the protein MTRDRGYYNPGNDSFGYNSRRNNDYWLGPSNSGNRNDSYGYKNQGQSRNFANSSKSRYGDQNKDSTPVICKHFALLDQCRFGNKCSFLHTVKRILYMQDVFKGGVYCSTLRMTADNAIEFFACGHGPTIKRFKFHSNNANEIQTTTYPNITIQMPPGQGNQNNTVRTRVKGPVTDQAIHSLLFMDDCLFAGLRTGHICVHHLPSGTFTMLEGHDSSVSSIIVIEGIVLSSCESGKINLWRFDSGAFTCINSLHTNSKINSLLEVICDVSTPTASQPRLLWAGGSVINIIDLASLTVVKSIQLPSNVVVKCFKRYGGHVIVGFSNGYLKVFTPLGDEVYMSSNDSGSITAMDGMQTSEGDLLLVGSRSGELTVVQLPSFNLQYLLMCHIDGHKKSGISKIAPIGAQHFLTTGYDGNVSFFMWNNPV
- a CDS encoding uncharacterized protein (TapCf04.q1c.cand.104 - score = 33.11); this encodes MAVYAFNSPDVQGVNTPLSGLSHSPLSARHQSPVTSYVVPSTSPVKVVSSPNLSKNGGHGFSQPVGVLPQNSQDTREISTVYLPPIRYRYDNATGTLVQVSGQSPNANFSASSSVQSPSGQFPPNFSPPLTSFSPTFEGNLSHFLNTNPLNQNNQLNFQNQQNQMNGQKGVNSFWNQPMGGPNRLQTPTNQVYKFTNFSPQNFNKPVQPQFNQPNGTHFSNFQPNVTQFDPGVFNNAQFGGTQFKPFYQNSPQFNQQPPGPVYQPPNGFYGNFNQSVPTFGSAQNSGNTRTVGGGNFHRYGNHLYMDTPRARYEAAVKDYYNRINNYNNYPNYGDYNPNFGGFNPNFNGFNPNFNNQGYTPNNFNGPDTSPGGFSKAFSRFENVATKFFSNTDSLVSDLRDAAFKIFNPNSPDYMRAAVFKLQRLENVPVNPNSVSKLTFSVVAYFDVDTENYNIHKSEQQWALPTETQGIVDCDLKGETIKIPWKGEEFVFLKILEHVRNNRFVLGRLQLKLDTLVTGHPLKVTIIGDDGKNKGSAILEFAVGAVSLDEFNQMNMQSNGVNRDYTPRYMTSRNTGRNNGEYMDKNEEWRQTRLRSKNSKRVSLYK
- a CDS encoding RNA-binding protein, putative → MSVTGPAANTNAIHRLSELELKKGIIGEGSWHNQYKDSCYIFIGGLDHRMTEGDIIIVFSQFGEPIDINLKRDKDTGKSLGYCFLGYKDQRSTILAVDNFNGSTLLGRRIRVDHVMDYSAPVVYEDEVDEEGNKIRKEYKPTGAEGQGLDNYYVTETERLLKETSSKKAKQDPSQQMDEDEKWALEFEQMIKNENSESFDNPKETKEDRESVKKEHKERDRRGDRDRSRDRYRNRHRSRSRDRHRSRSRDRDRYKKRYRDGSRERYRRRYSRSSSKDKHRRDRHKRSHRSHS